GTGCTATATAAAGCACCTTGAGCTATTTGACAGAAGGGTAGGATTTTTAATGATATTCAAACACATATTAGTCTCCcataaaatgcacagaaaattAACATGGCGAGGGAGGAAACCAAGCAAGCAAGGACTTTTGTGTATCCACAGGAATGACCATTTCAAAAATAACTAAACTCATCACCCACTGGTTTCAATTCAGCACACTACCACTGTTTGAATATTCAGTACATTCGATCACAAAAATATTGGGCATTATCTATAATTGCTCACCAGTGTGGGAGAAAGAGCTTATGGTAGTAAAGGGAAACAATTCATCAGAATCATCATTCAGGATCTTAAGAGGAGTCCAAGCACAAACCAGAGAACTGCTCGTCACGACCTCAGATGATCTAAATCAGGAGTTTGAAAAGAGGTGAATAAGGTCAGAGTTTCGTTGTAACATTatttattacggcatacagccaGTACAAAGCAAGAATACAATAATGACCAAATATCCATATAGACATGATACAATCATGATGTCCATACAAATCAACGAGAAAtctaaaatggaataaaactCTCTATCGTGTGCCAAATTACAGGGGAATTTAAAGGAATTATAGAAATATTACAAAAGGGTTTCTTTTGCATAGTCATTTTAAGTGTCAAtagcaagaaaataataaaaattataaaaaggtACATCCCATCCATATACATGTAGACGGCATCGtcaaacaatttataaaaacagataaaatttcATACAAGTCACATCATATCTACATTAATAATGGCACCTATAGTTAATTTTACAAGATTTAACGTATTTGTTTCAAATATCTTATACGGAGAGTAATAGCAGCTGCAAGAATTTAGCAACTCTGCTGGTTACGTATTTGTTGCAGTCTGCTAAAAGATATTCGACATAGAATTTATTCTCTCTTCCAGGTAGTTGTTTAATGTTAGGAGTTATATAAAAAGCACGGGTCTCTATATAAAGGGGGCAATAGCGAAGGACGTGACTGACTGATTTGACTTCCTCAAGGCCACAAGGACAAAACCAACAATGGTAAGGTACTTTTTTGTATCTTCCTTCCAGAACCGCAGATGGAAGAATATTTAACCTTGCCAGCATGAAGGCCCTTCTTTGCTTAGGGATGGTCAGATATTCCAAGTCATTAATTATTCCAAGTACCTGGCACATTTACTAATTTCCCCAGGTGCCCCAATAGCAAAATGTAGTAATGATTGGCTTCTATGAGTTTGCAAGCCAATATCTTTGATTCGCTGGATAATGGTAATTTTTGCCTTATTGTAACCTAACGAGGATATAAGTGACAATGATAGCCCAATGGAGGACAGCTTTGTGGCTAGGGATTTCCTACAGGCAGAAATAAAAAGGTCTGTTAAAATTAATGGAGCCAAACCAACCGGTATGAAAAGCAATTTTAGCCAAAGGTTGAATTTGCGTATCCAGGTGCGTGCCTCAGTTGAAAGTAAGCCAACTCCTAAATGGAGCATTTGGCACACAGTTTGGGATACCAAGGATAGATCTTAGAAATTTGGTTTGAACAACCTCAAAAGGAGCAAGATTATTAAAGGAGCAGATCTCTGAGCCATACaagagtggtatagaaatgtaaacgctattgctgttttaaatttgttagacTGTTTTTATTGCATGCTTCTCTGAGTGCTAGacaaagagtgggatataaatacttcaATATATTAATGGCACTACAAAACTACTGCCTGAGGCAGATGTATCACTCTTGCTAACTGTATGGCTGGCCCAGCACATCTGACAAACCTGCACCAAAAACTCTTCAGCTCCATTATTCCTATTCCTTAATAAAAGAACACTAATGGGAACACTTCAAGAACTGCAAACACTGAAGTTCCATTCATGACACTTTTTGGAATAATACTCACTTCCCACAAGATTCTGTCACACTGtgtgttcctgacatttcaccataGGTCTCATCGTTTTCTTCCACATCTTCATCATCTATACTTTTAACATCCAATTTTGGGAAGGTACATTCTCCATTTAGGTGTACAGAGTCATTTTTCAGCAAAGCCATTCTCTGGTCTCCATTCAGGTTCATTACCAAGTCTACAGAAGGAGAAGCCATGTAGGCCAAAGATCTGTCTGAGTTTTGTTCTGAGTTTTCACCTGTAACTGCTACCCTTAATACATTCCCTATATGTTGTTCATCTTCCTCATCAAACAAAATGATATttgtgattttcttcttcttctttattcgcTCTTTCCTGTATTTCAATTCTGGAAAAGAGTAAATTGAAGATTTCAACATCACGTTTCTAAGAATATGCACACTTTTACATTTTAATGACCTTATTCTCATTTTTCCAGAACAAGGCAGTTTATAAACTggggagaaaaaacaaataacattGTTGGTAGCATTCAATATAGTTAAACATATGTTTGTCTTATTTCCAGAATCAAAATCATATGATCTACTTGAGACAACATACCAACCTACAGTTTGTGCTGGTTGCTCTGCAGAACTCCCAGCCTGGTTTGAATTTGTCAACATATACGCGAGACAAAAatctacttttttgtttttgttttccagaaacagaacaaaagacagaggggaaaaaacacaagaaaaagcTACTAGAACCACTAGCAAACATGCCCCCTGCAAATAAAAACCCTGAATAGATGCAACTGATCCAAATGTATCCCAAACTTATTAACTATTTCAAGATTAATGCATACTATTTTCTAGTCACTTGGCAATATTACATTATCAATCATTTTACAGGCATATTGACAAAAAATTTCATGCCATTCTCATATCAATTTTGAGCACTCCCTCTAACAAAAGGTAACAGAAAGACAAAACACGGTGCAACAAGTTACTGTaatgagcaacaacaacaaatagcttCTCTCAAACATCTCTAATGAGTAACTGGACTGaatttataaattaatataatttctttgaaaatcactataaataatttattttatataatacaatttaaatgggaaatacaatggcatacacAATCCTATCTTtactatttaattatatatctttacatttcaggatcttgtctaatccCCTCATAGCTACCTTTCCACGtcctagtcgtcttctgatttcttgacagcagtctccattctaattaatgactgagcccaagtatggaaaaatctgtttatattatatatttattcataaaTTACTTTAAATTATTGCAAGACTGTTACAAATAAAGACATTTCACAAGCCTCCTGTACCAAAAGGGAGCAATCTCTTTGCTCCCAATATCTAGCTGCAGTAATGGCCACATGCTGCGtagtgggaataataataatgatgatgatgatgatgtggattAATGTTTATATATTATTACCTCTAATAtgcatcatttctttattttgtaaaacTGAAATATTCAGTCAATGAATTAGTAACTTGCGCTGTAGATGAACAAAGAGGGTCTATCTATAAAAATTCATGGCTATCAGAATGTGAGgcaaatttgaagaaatttggccTGGACCCTATAATTTTCAAATCTGGTGATATACAGCATAGTAAGAAACTCATCAAAGAAAGGATGCCAGAGCATTATGCTCTGCGGGATATTAATGTCATAAGAGCTTCAAAGTTCTCTTCtagtttcccttttctaaaagtatgttttggagaggaaaaatatttatcaGAAATAACTCAACCTCTTCTTCGTAGGGCTTTTATAGCCCTACAATTCCAGACAATGAAAAACAACTAcattgaagggaaatataaaaagattcccaaggagcagcgtatttgcatttgtggaagtggaGATATTAAAGATATTATTAATACACTATATGCTACATTGTAAGATATATAAAACCCCAAGAGATAAGTTTCCGAAGAGAAGTTTAAAACTTGTACAgtagctaaccaaaatgacttggagaaaatcacttacttgttagctaatacaaCTAAGTTTGTCGTGTTCAACACTGCtagatttgctgtgaaagcagctaaactTAGATTAGACTTTGAGGATAAAGGCCAGCAAGGGAATCTGCAGATTATATTAATTTGAACAGAGTATggaaaaatgtgatgtttttgtatgacatatttttgtaatattagtgtaaacatattgctctaGATGTTAGAGCTCATTGACGgtggaagttttaaagggttttaattgtttttgtaatttgatggctataacctgtatttggttgtcatgaataaactgtataCACAAGCAATACGTTTAAATGCTGTCATCTATGTAGTACTCACCACCACTAACACTCTTTGACAGAATTGGCAAGGGGTCAGCATCTTGCTCAGATTTCATTAAAATGGAAACTGGAGAGGATGCTGTGATCTCCTTGAAGAGACTGCTAACCCCTTGGGTAGATTCCTTCAATAAAGAGGTAACATTCTGTGTAGATTCCTTAAGAAGGTCGGAAACTGTGGGTGGGCACTTGCTTTGCCCATTCAAATCCTTGTTATCAATGTTGATTGCAAATAGAATAGAATTCAATCCTTAAGAGAaaccaaatgaaataaaataaaaacccattaTCTAGCACAACTGAGAGAAACTTTATGAATAGTAATATCCATACAAGGAATCTAGGAAGATGACACACCATGATAGTTGGTTCATTTATTcctgtacaggttgagtatctcttatccaaaaaatccaaaacgcaaaatgctccaaaatccaaaacttttttcataggttGCCaatatagtgacacctttgctttctgatggttcagtgtacacaaactttgttttatactATGTGTGTAAGTTGtagataaaatataaatgaagttcgtgtttagacttggttcccatcacaaggatatctcattatgtaaatgcaaatattccaaaatgcaaaaaactcACCAAAATCTGAACGCCTTCCATCCCAAACATTTTGCATATAGGAGGCTCAACCTCAACCTAGATAGAAACTAGATTTCTACTTTGTTTTTTACTGGAACACTAGTATATACCCAGTGGATGTTAAATGGGTACAAAAGAGGGGAGGAAGCAGGAGGATTTATATGAGGAATCAGGGTTTGTAAAAATTATTCTgaagtacagatcccagaatttcccagctagCATGACCACTGACTATATTGACTagggagattctgagagctgtagtacagaaaagtttattttccaaactctgctattTATTATATAACAGATTGATGGTACATGATATGTTCAAACAAGGAATTTGTGATCAGCACCAGAACCAAGTTCACAAGTCCTTTTACGCGTCTATCTATGCTTGTTTCTTCCCAAGCATCCTTTTCAATTTACAGACAAAAGGTTTTTAATTATTGCTATGGGTAGAAACTGGAAGTCAAGAACTATTGTTCTGTAACAGGTCACATACTTGAAGTAGTTTCTGCCCACCTGAGATTACTCTCTGGTAGAAGAACTCAATGGTCACAGGTGGAGACTGTGCTACCTGGTCTTTTCAACTAGAGATGCCAAGGTTTGAACCTGCAATATGTAaagctctcatttccccaattctgaaaaaaccttctcttgacccctcctctttgtctagctatcgtcccatttctcttcttccctttctttctaaagttttggaatgggttgtttattctcgctgtcttgagtttcttgaagccaactccatccttgatccctttcagtctggtttctgcccaaggcattccacagagacagctctcactaagatctcaaatgaccttttacgggccaaggctaatggcttttactctgttctcatccttcttgatttgtctgcagcctttgacaccgttgatcactttctcctaattgacatactctctgaccttgggttctcagactctgttcttgactggtttagatcttacttgtctggcagatcttttgcagtagttgcaagtggtcagacttcttctcctgttcccttatctgttggagttccccagggctctgttctgggtccccttctgttttctgtctACACACTGctcttaggaaaactcattagctcttttggttttttcctaccatctgtatgccgatgacacccagttgtatctttccgcccctgacctttctccaaggcttgaacagcaagtctcatcttgcctcacagctgtctcgcagtggatgcgccatcggcgtttgaagctcaacatgtccaagacggagcttcttgtctttcctcctaagtccacccttcaacactccttttctgtctctgtggacaacatttctattcaaccagtcctgcaagcccgcagtcttggttttatctttgattcttctctgtcgtgtatccctcagatccagaccacagccaaggcttgtagattctttttgtacaatattgctaaaatccgaccttatctttccgcctctactgccaagatcctggtccatgccctagtgatctcacgacttgattactgtaacatccttctggcagggcttcctctttctcacctccgtcctttaatttctgtccagcattcagctgcacgcattatcacatccgcccaccactctgaccatatctctcctgtgttggcatcccttcactggctccccctccctttccgcattaagtaaaagctcctgctgtcgacatttaaagccctccatggactggcccctccttacttatcagaccttatttctccccACTTTCCCACTAGGgctctccgttctggtagtcaaggtctgctgtcccagcccaggatttcctctgccccatctcggattcgccccttttcactcgctgcccctcactcctggaaccttcttcccccacgagcaaaagccatctcttctttaaccagcttcaaaacggagttgaagaccatcctgttcagagaagccttcccaggcattgcataattgtcgcttactatttgatgttcttttggtgcctgttttattgaatcatttcctatattgctatgtattttatatgtattatcctactagaaaggccccttccccaccaccactccctttgtgtcgtgtctttttagattgtaagcctgagggcagggaaccgtccaattaaaaagattgtatgtacagcgctgtgtaaatttacagcgctttataaataaaggttaataataataataataataataataataataataataaagcattcACACTAACACTAAGCTGTGGCATCTAGAATATTCTTTCCAACAGCTGCCTCTTTCAAAGTTACTCACTATCAAAGAACACTGATTATGCTTACCAGCTGCCATAGTGGGAATCATACTAGAGCGTTCTTCATCCATCATGAAGGACCAGTCTTCATAGAAGACACTAGATATCAAAGGTAGAACAAAAGGTAAACAAATCCACATATAGAAAAGGAGCTTGGTTTCTCATTGGGAATGTTGGAACTGTTAATTTACTTTTCGACATACAGACTGGTATATCTGGAGCCCGCGGCACCCAAATTAATTAAGTAAtgtgaaagaaagacatttttacctctttctctccttttctttcagaACTCAGAAGCTGAAGCCCTTCCTATACAGTAGCTAGCACAAAGCAAGCCAGGACACATGACCGACAGAAAGACTAGATCTTTGTTCAGGGAAGGAACTGCAACTGAGGTAGGTATGCAGAAAATGAAAGATTCACTATCTGGTATCTCTAGCTAAAAGGATCTGATAATGGGTGAAGCTTTTCACCAAGTCTAATAAATCAGAGTTTATTGGCCCACATCATTATGTCCAAGCCTAAGTGTCCACCAGCATAGTGAAGACTGGCAGGGAATGTTCATCagacagtatttattttatttatttatttccaggatttatatcccacttttctcccacaatgggattcaaggtggattacaatatatttaaaaaggagctaaaacattcattacaaaagttaaaaaataattaaatactactaacattaaaacatagattaaaaacagtatgccgtatatactcgactataaattgccCCAAAATGAgctccatgggtcataccaaaatctcCAATGTTGGCCCCACAATGTACCCTCCACATATACATGATGTCAACTTGtattcaagtatatacagtagttaaaaacaataaaaatatttaaacattaaaacagcacaccacattACTCAAATATAATCTACCcaccaaaagcctgcctaaatagaaacagaggagaaaaggggactGACTTGACCTCCCatggtagggagttccacagtctgggaatAGCcacggagaaggctctctccGGAGTCCTCACCAACTGAGCTTGCGaaggtggtgggattgagagaaagacCTCTCCTGCCAATCTTAACTATCcggctggcttgtatagggagatacagtccttcagatagtctggacccaagtcattgagggctttaaaggtcaaaaccagcatcttgaattctgcccagaaacggACTGGTAGCCAGTGTAGCTGTTTCAGCAGGAGAGTGACATGATCCCTATAACCAGCCCCAGTCAATAGCCTGGCTGCAGAATTTGGAACccgttgaagtttccaaactattTCCAAAAGGCATGTTAGTcgaaatgggatgtaaccaaggcatgtgtcactttagccagatctgacttctcaaggaatgggcgcagctggcgcactagttttaactgtgcaaatgcactcctggccacagccAAAACCTGGTAATTTAGGCtcagatgttaaataacatggggaacagaacagaacagaaccctaAGGGGCCCCACAGGACAATGGCCAGGGGTCAAACAGAAGTCTCTCAATATTACCTTCAGAGTTCGCCCCTCCAAGAGGAACTGAAGCCCCTGTaagcccccaagtcccatcccagagaggtgacccagaaggataccatggatgatggtaaaaaaagctgctgagagatgcAGCAGGGCCAATAGcaacacactccccctgtccagctctcagcatatgtcatccaccaaggcaaccaaagctgtccccatagccaggtctgaaatggatctagataatccatttcatccaagaacaCCAGGAcctgggaggccaccacatgtTCCAACACCTTGCCCAGAAAGGGGATATTTGAGATTGGCTGATAGTTCTCCAATCCAGTGGGATCTAGGGAAGATTTTTTCAGTAGTAGCCTCAGCACAGCTTCATTTACACAAGCTGGGAACCTGCCTTGCTGTAGTGAGGCATTCACTACTTCCCTTACCTAGTCAGCCAGTCCCTCCCTTGCTACTTTCAACAGCCAAGATGGGCCTGGgtccagtatgcatgtggtggctctcacctctccaaagattctgtccacatcctcaggttgcATGAATTGAAACATATCCAATAACACTGAACAAGCAGGTGCCAAGGTTACATCCCCCAGacctgtatcaactacagcatccaagtcagagtgcaTCTGAACGATTTTATCcacaaagtgctgtgcaaactctTCACAGTGGGTGACTGAGTGGTTCATATACTGCTCTTGTGGGGCGGAATGCAGAATGCCCCTAACCACTCGAAACAGATCCACTGGACGACACTGTGCGGATGCCAAAAGCCAATAATAGATTGAGCCTGATATTATCCAAGATCATATAATGCATatcttgggcgcgttacagagtgctgaaaagcagtgctctgcctgcgccgtcattagctgcgccgagaagccccagcggccaaaccgcaaggcttcccagcgcagctaaaaagaggctccaaaatggcacttcttcttgcgtTGCGGAAATGATGAGACGAggagccaatggcacactcgaCATGTCATTTTTGCGACGctacgtgcggatgctaagcgtccggcacgtaaaaatggccacgcccatgtgtatagggagcagccatttttacacccccgtcacgtgctaggggtgaggccggtatggacactaggtcctcggccaacccctagcatgtgacaggggcgccgcaaaggcccgtgcggaacgggccttagtatgttttttttttttactgtagttTCCTGTCCACTTAAAAAGCTGGTGATGCAGAATATAAGGCAGGGgtgagaaaatgatttggggtGCCAAACCAGACAGAACCAACTTTGCTCTTTCTTCATCTTCCCTGGCAGGGATAGTAATTGAGGTTCTCAGCCAACATTTATAAAATGGGAAGGTCAAGCAAGGTGCAAAGTTGGGTCATGTTACTGGCAGTTCCATGAAAAATGTGCTGGAGGTACATGTAGGGGAATCCTACTGTAATTTCCAATCTCTGATCAAAGACAGAAACATATTCCCCAATATTAAATGGAGAGAAGGGGTGAAGAAAGGACAGGTGGACAGGGAATCTCTAGTAGATTACATTCTAGAGTAGATGTTCACCTTGTGTGCCATATAAGACCTCCCACATGCAACAATGATGCATTTCAGACTCAAAAGGTAGATTCAAATACCTACTCAAGGACACAAGCCCCATAAACTATTTTCCATATGAAAATCTTATATTAAGCCATTAATAACTACATCATCACCTCAACTTGCCATCAGTAAAACATCATGGGGGCATTAGTATAAAATTGTTCTATATCCAGTGCATTACAAGCGGTTTattaaagtaaaatttaaaagcaCTGCATAAATTGTAAAGAAGGCTATAGTTCTCCAGATTCCTCAAAGACAGAAATGATGAACAAGCACTTTGCAATTTAAAATTCCAAATGAGTTTCATAGTTTCAGCTCACATTTAATTCATACCATAATTAGaaactttggcccattacagCAGTTTCAAATGTCTCATTAGGCAGCCTCCACCCACACAAGTTTACCCACCAggaaaacattaaaatggaagtTACCTAAGCTGATTTTTATCTGCAAGCAGCATATGAAAGTATCTTTCTAAGGAATGTTCATTTAGTGCACAGCGTAACCAGGCACGACCTCTGCCAACATCTGTTGTGATATTCTTCAAGGAGTAGAAGCGTTGTAGCTCATGTTTATTAAGAACTTCTTTCACGTAGTACCAGAAAATAGCCTCtgaaaaaagtatacatttacaaCCATATTTAAGAATTTTCAAAAAATCCAAGGAGAGCTCAGATCAAGAAATACTGCCACTATCAGGACAATAGCCTAGTCATGAAATCTATGCAGGCTGTTTTCTTCCATGGCTAGAACACTTATGCCTAGGACAAAACAAAGCATCAGCAATGCAATAAACTTAAGTGTTCCTTTCCTCCTACCCTTCAGCTGTAGCTGGAATGGAAACATTTACTTAAACCACAGTTTGCAGTAACATCTAAAAAGGGAAACTGGATTAAGAGCTCTCCACAAACCCGAATTAAAAAACACAACCTGATACTGGTTTGAAGGTAGCCCTTGATTAAGAGAATGAGACCTGCTGCCTTCTATTATCCTTCACCACTGGCCATCCCAACTGGAGCTAAAATCTCATGAAAACTTAAGTTTTCTCAGAGTTTTTGGCAGATTCCAACAGTCCAAGTGAACCCAgtggaaatttttgagaactggaaattttattttgcaatggaGCACTGGAAGTTCTAAACTGTTGGTTTTAGACCCTAAAGAAACATTCACTAGACTAAGGTTAGCTAGGCTAGTGCTGTGGATGTCCTAAATAGCCCTTTCATTACAACATGAATGGAAATCATGAAACCCTTCAAATGATGTTAATTATGTTGCAGCGGCTCTAGGCAGTATGCCAATAGAGAGGAATGCAGGGAATTGCTGTTCAACATTTGGagagtccaataatatctgaagAGCCACTCCTGCTTTAAACCACAGTTGCCTAGTTTGGAAAGCAAAAGGATGAAGTGGTGAATGTCTCCCTGCAGCGAGGTTTCCATCCTGcttaaaggaggctgtggtgaagcCATTACTGAAAAAAGCATCCCTGGC
This genomic stretch from Sceloporus undulatus isolate JIND9_A2432 ecotype Alabama chromosome 8, SceUnd_v1.1, whole genome shotgun sequence harbors:
- the LOC121914691 gene encoding sorting nexin-29-like isoform X1, translated to MEAIFWYYVKEVLNKHELQRFYSLKNITTDVGRGRAWLRCALNEHSLERYFHMLLADKNQLSVFYEDWSFMMDEERSSMIPTMAAGLNSILFAINIDNKDLNGQSKCPPTVSDLLKESTQNVTSLLKESTQGVSSLFKEITASSPVSILMKSEQDADPLPILSKSVSGELKYRKERIKKKKKITNIILFDEEDEQHIGNVLRVAVTGENSEQNSDRSLAYMASPSVDLVMNLNGDQRMALLKNDSVHLNGECTFPKLDVKSIDDEDVEENDETYGEMSGTHSVTESCGKSSEVVTSSSLVCAWTPLKILNDDSDELFPFTTISSFSHTDSVQNDGEHECADFSEEVAQRNADLHYRVDVRDPAQENIVNNVLPSTKVPESMTVGKYVLNQILKI
- the LOC121914691 gene encoding putative protein SNX29P2 isoform X2, whose protein sequence is MMDEERSSMIPTMAAGLNSILFAINIDNKDLNGQSKCPPTVSDLLKESTQNVTSLLKESTQGVSSLFKEITASSPVSILMKSEQDADPLPILSKSVSGELKYRKERIKKKKKITNIILFDEEDEQHIGNVLRVAVTGENSEQNSDRSLAYMASPSVDLVMNLNGDQRMALLKNDSVHLNGECTFPKLDVKSIDDEDVEENDETYGEMSGTHSVTESCGKSSEVVTSSSLVCAWTPLKILNDDSDELFPFTTISSFSHTDSVQNDGEHECADFSEEVAQRNADLHYSRVDVRDPAQENIVNNVLPSTKVPESMTVGKYVLNQILKI